The following coding sequences lie in one Synechococcus sp. CC9902 genomic window:
- a CDS encoding photosystem II reaction center protein J, whose protein sequence is MSSKKSLYPDGRIPDRLPDGRPAVAWRSRWTEGVLPLWLVATAGGMAVFFVVGLFFFGAYTGVGSA, encoded by the coding sequence ATGAGCAGTAAGAAATCTCTCTATCCAGACGGTCGAATCCCTGATCGTTTGCCCGACGGACGCCCTGCAGTGGCTTGGCGCTCCCGCTGGACTGAAGGTGTATTGCCACTTTGGCTTGTCGCTACGGCTGGTGGCATGGCAGTGTTTTTTGTTGTGGGCTTGTTCTTCTTCGGGGCTTATACCGGAGTCGGTTCCGCCTGA
- a CDS encoding photosystem II reaction center protein L, whose protein sequence is MERNTNPNNLPVELNRTSLYLGLLFVFVTGVLMSSYFFN, encoded by the coding sequence ATGGAACGCAACACCAACCCCAACAATCTTCCAGTCGAACTCAACCGCACCAGCTTGTACCTGGGGTTGCTATTTGTTTTCGTCACCGGAGTGCTGATGTCCAGCTACTTCTTCAACTGA
- the psbF gene encoding cytochrome b559 subunit beta: MSQAPMATTPRNYPIFTVRWLALHTLGIPTVFFLGALAAMQFIRR; encoded by the coding sequence ATGTCACAAGCTCCAATGGCCACAACGCCGCGCAACTACCCGATCTTCACGGTGCGCTGGCTTGCTTTACACACCCTCGGTATTCCCACGGTGTTTTTCCTCGGCGCTCTTGCCGCGATGCAGTTCATCCGTCGCTGA
- the psbE gene encoding cytochrome b559 subunit alpha, translating into MAAGSTGERPFFEIITSIRYWVIHAVTLPSIFLAGFLFVNTGLAYDAFGTPRPDAYFQATDTKAPVVSQRYEGKAQLDVRLK; encoded by the coding sequence ATGGCCGCAGGCTCTACCGGGGAACGTCCGTTCTTCGAAATCATCACCAGCATCCGTTATTGGGTGATTCACGCAGTGACGCTGCCGTCGATCTTCCTTGCCGGATTTCTTTTCGTCAACACAGGCTTGGCCTACGACGCATTTGGAACTCCTCGTCCTGATGCCTATTTCCAAGCCACAGACACCAAAGCTCCCGTCGTCAGCCAGCGCTACGAAGGAAAAGCTCAACTCGACGTTCGCCTGAAATAA
- a CDS encoding photosynthesis system II assembly factor Ycf48 codes for MNRLLSSAVNLLLVLVLGVGLSGCVSTRVPTASSSPWKAIDLETQANPLDVSFTDPSHGFLVGSNRMIRETDDGGAHWNDRSLDLPDEENFRLISIDFEGQEGWIAGQPGLLMHSTDGGQNWTRLFLDTKLPGEPYLITALGKSSAELATNVGAVYKTNDGGESWEASVTDAAGAVRDLRRSSNGSYVSVSGLGNFYATWEPGETVWKVHQRVSSQRLQSIGYQPDGNLWMVARGAQIRLNDGDGNVEDWSKAIIPITNGYGYMDMAWDDDGGIWAGGGNGTLLVSHDGGDSWETDPVGDQQPSNFTRFVFDDDHAFVLGERGNLLRWVGNAV; via the coding sequence ATGAATCGACTGCTGTCATCCGCCGTCAATCTTTTACTGGTGCTCGTGCTCGGCGTAGGCCTGAGTGGATGCGTTTCGACGCGCGTCCCAACGGCCAGTTCCAGCCCTTGGAAAGCGATCGACCTGGAAACCCAGGCGAATCCCTTGGATGTGTCGTTCACCGATCCCAGCCATGGCTTCCTGGTGGGCAGCAACCGGATGATTCGAGAAACCGATGATGGCGGTGCCCATTGGAACGATCGCAGTCTCGATTTACCCGACGAAGAAAATTTCAGGCTGATCAGCATCGATTTCGAGGGCCAAGAAGGCTGGATTGCCGGACAACCAGGCCTGCTAATGCACAGCACCGACGGTGGCCAAAATTGGACCCGTCTTTTCCTGGATACCAAGCTCCCTGGCGAGCCCTACCTGATCACCGCCCTAGGCAAAAGCTCTGCCGAGCTCGCAACAAATGTTGGAGCTGTATACAAAACCAATGATGGTGGTGAGAGTTGGGAAGCCAGCGTGACCGACGCAGCTGGCGCGGTGCGTGATCTACGCCGAAGCAGCAATGGCAGCTACGTCAGTGTGAGTGGTCTTGGCAATTTCTATGCCACCTGGGAACCAGGAGAAACGGTTTGGAAAGTTCATCAGCGGGTGAGCAGCCAACGCCTGCAGAGCATCGGCTATCAACCTGATGGCAATCTTTGGATGGTCGCCCGCGGCGCTCAAATTCGTCTCAACGATGGCGACGGCAACGTTGAAGACTGGAGCAAAGCGATTATCCCGATCACAAATGGCTATGGCTACATGGACATGGCTTGGGATGACGATGGTGGCATTTGGGCCGGCGGTGGCAATGGCACTCTCCTGGTAAGCCATGACGGTGGCGATAGCTGGGAAACCGATCCCGTTGGCGATCAGCAACCGAGCAACTTCACACGCTTCGTCTTTGACGACGACCATGCCTTCGTTTTGGGAGAGCGGGGCAATCTGCTGCGCTGGGTCGGCAACGCTGTGTAA